TTATATTTGAGCAAAGGAGCACAAATGTTGCAGCAATACCCATTCCTAAACCATTATCCGCAGACTTAGTTACTGCAAGTGTTGGACAGAGACCTAATACCAGCCTGAATGGTGGTATCTCATTCCATAATCCCCTTGTAAAATCCTTTATAAGAGACATTATTAACTCCTAATTATAGTGATTTATTTCATTTTAGATTTAATTTCCTCAAACAATCCAACTCCATTACGTACTGCTGTACACACGCCCCTTGAAGAAATCGTTGCGCCGGTTATAGCATCTATTACACCGCCATCACTCTTTATCTTGAAATTATCCTTTATGGATTTTCCTTTAAAATTATCCGCATAAGCATTATCGTCCTTTACTTTTGAACCAACTCCAGGGGTTTCCTTGTGAGTCGTAACACCAATTCCAGCTAATGTATTTGTATTTAGATCAAATCCTACGATAACGCCAATGTCGCCACCAAAACCTCCAGCGCTCATCTCATAGGCGACCCCCCAGGGTTCATTATCCTTTTTGCCTACGAATACCACCATCTCCTCTTCGCCAAGGGTGATCTTTTTTCGATCCTTAATAAGATCATTTGTGGAGCCTGCAAGCACCTTGTTTACTGCCGGCCCCTTTACATTCAATAAGACCTGCTCTTCGATACGCTCTTCAGTTTGCGCTTTAACCATTGCCAATAAAAAACCACAAACACCGCATATCACTGATAATACAACGATCATTTTAATGATTTCTTTCATATGACTATATCCTTTACTCTTTTTTGCCTGGTATTTTTGGGGTGATCTTATCAACTAGAGGATTAAAGATATTCATAATTAGTATCGCAAATACAACACCGTCAGGATAAACGCTCCAAATCCTGAATATTACAATAAGGAAACCACATGAAATCCCATAGACAATCATGGCAATTTTATTTGCTGGTGAGCTTGAATAATCAGTTGCTAAAAAGAATGCTCCAATCATCACATTACCAGTCAATAAATGGAAGATGGGACCTGCATACTTAGTTGAATCAGTGAGATGAAAGAGGGTTGAAAAGATTATCACTCCAATCAGGAAGGATAAGGAAAGCCTCCAAGGTATAACCCCCCTTATCATAAGGAATACACCGCCGATTATAATCCATAGTATGGCTGATGCTCCCATTCCGCCAGCCTGCTTGCCCATTAACAGGTCTGATGTTTGAATATTACTCACACCAGATGCGCCTAATCTCTTTAAAACTGAGAGAGGGTACTCCATGGAGACTCCAAGATCGTAATTTATCATGGCCAGATCGAAATTCATAAGGTCTGCCCATGATATTCGGAGTACTGCCCATCCAATAAGCACAGGAGCGAATGGATTTGACCCAGTACCGCCAAAGAGTTCCTTGCCTATAAGAATCGAAATAAAGCATCCAATAATAACCAACCACCAGGGCACGCTTGGTGGGATTATCAATGCAAACAATAATCCTATTAAAATGGCATTACCATCAGTTATTGTTGCTGATTTTTTGAATAATTTTTGAATAATCCATTCCGATGCCATAGCGCTCGATATGGCCACTGCCATAACCCTTATCGCATGAAATCCGAAATAATAGACTGCTGAAATGACTGCAGGGAGAAGCGCTATTAAGATGGTATAGTATAGATGTGAAACTTTTTCGCCACAATGAATATGCGGCGATGGAGAAACTACTAACTTTTGAGAAGCTGTTGCTTGTGTTGTCATTGTGTACTCTCTTCCTCTTCCTTATTCTTCAATTCCTTTATTTCATGTTTG
The DNA window shown above is from Spirochaetota bacterium and carries:
- a CDS encoding RnfABCDGE type electron transport complex subunit G, coding for MKEIIKMIVVLSVICGVCGFLLAMVKAQTEERIEEQVLLNVKGPAVNKVLAGSTNDLIKDRKKITLGEEEMVVFVGKKDNEPWGVAYEMSAGGFGGDIGVIVGFDLNTNTLAGIGVTTHKETPGVGSKVKDDNAYADNFKGKSIKDNFKIKSDGGVIDAITGATISSRGVCTAVRNGVGLFEEIKSKMK
- a CDS encoding RnfABCDGE type electron transport complex subunit D, whose protein sequence is MTTQATASQKLVVSPSPHIHCGEKVSHLYYTILIALLPAVISAVYYFGFHAIRVMAVAISSAMASEWIIQKLFKKSATITDGNAILIGLLFALIIPPSVPWWLVIIGCFISILIGKELFGGTGSNPFAPVLIGWAVLRISWADLMNFDLAMINYDLGVSMEYPLSVLKRLGASGVSNIQTSDLLMGKQAGGMGASAILWIIIGGVFLMIRGVIPWRLSLSFLIGVIIFSTLFHLTDSTKYAGPIFHLLTGNVMIGAFFLATDYSSSPANKIAMIVYGISCGFLIVIFRIWSVYPDGVVFAILIMNIFNPLVDKITPKIPGKKE